The Peribacillus sp. FSL E2-0218 genome contains a region encoding:
- the trmFO gene encoding FADH(2)-oxidizing methylenetetrahydrofolate--tRNA-(uracil(54)-C(5))-methyltransferase TrmFO yields the protein MKETKVSVIGAGLAGSEAAWQLAKRGIKVDLYEMRPVKQTPAHHTDKFAELVCSNSLRANTLTNAVGVLKEEMRMLDSVIMSAADACAVPAGGALAVDRHEFAGLVTERVKNHPNVTVINEEVTEIPDGPTIIATGPLTSQSLSDSLKQIMDEEYLYFYDAAAPILEKDSIDMDKVYLKSRYDKGEAAYLNCPMTEEEFDRFYEALISAETVPLKEFEKEIFFEGCMPIEVMASRGKKTMLFGPLKPVGLEDPKTGKRPFAVVQLRQDDAAGTLYNIVGFQTHLKWGPQKEVLRLIPGLENAEIVRYGVMHRNTFINSPNVLKPTYQFKNRDDLFFAGQMTGVEGYVESAASGLIAGINAARIVQGQDPAVFPAETTMGSMARYITSTNGKSFQPMNANFGLLPDLEVRIKSKKERNETHAKRALDTIQNFVKNL from the coding sequence ATGAAAGAAACAAAAGTAAGTGTTATCGGTGCGGGGCTTGCTGGAAGTGAAGCGGCTTGGCAGTTAGCTAAAAGAGGAATTAAAGTGGATCTATACGAAATGCGTCCGGTAAAACAAACGCCAGCCCATCATACCGATAAATTCGCTGAACTTGTTTGTTCCAACTCACTTCGGGCAAATACGCTAACAAATGCAGTCGGAGTATTAAAAGAAGAAATGCGCATGCTTGATTCGGTCATCATGTCCGCAGCAGATGCTTGTGCTGTACCTGCAGGCGGCGCACTGGCAGTCGATCGTCATGAATTTGCCGGCCTTGTAACGGAAAGGGTGAAGAATCATCCCAATGTAACGGTCATTAATGAAGAGGTAACAGAGATCCCCGATGGGCCCACCATCATTGCAACCGGTCCGCTTACAAGTCAGTCCCTATCCGACAGCTTAAAGCAAATCATGGACGAAGAATACTTATACTTCTATGATGCAGCCGCTCCTATTCTTGAAAAGGACAGCATCGACATGGATAAGGTATATCTAAAATCCCGTTATGATAAAGGCGAAGCTGCTTACTTGAACTGTCCGATGACAGAGGAGGAATTTGATCGCTTTTATGAAGCGTTGATTTCTGCTGAAACGGTTCCGCTAAAGGAATTTGAAAAAGAAATCTTTTTTGAGGGATGTATGCCGATTGAAGTGATGGCATCGCGCGGGAAGAAAACCATGTTATTCGGTCCATTAAAGCCAGTTGGCTTGGAAGATCCCAAAACAGGAAAACGCCCTTTCGCTGTCGTCCAATTGCGTCAAGACGATGCAGCAGGCACACTATATAATATTGTTGGTTTTCAGACACATTTAAAATGGGGCCCGCAAAAAGAAGTGTTAAGGCTCATCCCTGGATTGGAAAATGCGGAAATTGTTCGTTATGGAGTTATGCACCGTAATACGTTCATAAATTCTCCTAACGTCCTGAAACCTACGTACCAATTCAAAAATAGGGATGATTTGTTCTTTGCCGGTCAGATGACTGGTGTCGAAGGGTATGTTGAATCCGCAGCATCAGGGCTGATTGCAGGTATAAATGCAGCAAGAATCGTCCAAGGCCAGGACCCTGCCGTTTTCCCTGCCGAGACGACTATGGGGAGCATGGCAAGGTACATAACATCGACAAACGGAAAAAGCTTCCAGCCGATGAATGCGAACTTTGGACTGCTTCCAGACCTTGAAGTGAGGATCAAATCGAAAAAAGAACGGAACGAAACGCATGCTAAGCGCGCTTTGGACACAATTCAGAACTTTGTGAAAAATTTGTAA
- the topA gene encoding type I DNA topoisomerase produces the protein MSEYLVIVESPAKAKTIERYLGKKYKVKASMGHVRDLPKSQMGVDVEHEYEPKYITIRGKGPVLKELKTAAKKAKKIYLAADPDREGEAIAWHLAHSLDVDINSDCRVVFNEITKEAIKESFKSPRPINMKLVDAQQARRILDRLVGYNISPLLWKKVKKGLSAGRVQSVAVRMIIDREKEIKDFNPEEYWTIKADFVKGKEQFEGSFFSIGGERKELNNEEDVKKVLASLKGSEFTIGAVAKKERKRNPAAPFTTSSLQQEAARKLNFRAKKTMMLAQQLYEGIELGKEGTVGLITYMRTDSTRISDIAKQEAHTFIQNSYGKDYVQVEQRKEKKQTNAQDAHEAVRPTSTLREPNIVKEYLSRDQFRLYKLIWERFVSSQMSSAVMDTMSIDLHNGDVIFRANGSKIKFPGFMKVYVEGSDDSVEEKENSLPDVKKGDQLFSKDVEPKQHFTQPPPRYTEARLVKTLEELGIGRPSTYAPTLDTIQKRGYVTLDNKRFIPTELGEIVLELIREFFPDILDAEFTAKMEQEFDSVEEGSIEWIKVIDEFYKEFAVHLAKAEVEMEKIEIKDEPAGEDCTECGHEMVFKMGRYGKFMACSNFPDCRNTKPIVKEIGVKCPKCKEGNIIERKSKKRRIFYGCDTYPGCDFISWDKPLPRSCPKCEGTLVEKKLKKGVQVQCMDCDFKETPQA, from the coding sequence ATGTCAGAATACTTAGTGATTGTGGAATCGCCTGCGAAGGCGAAAACGATAGAACGCTACTTGGGAAAAAAATATAAAGTAAAGGCTTCCATGGGGCATGTGCGTGATTTGCCTAAAAGTCAAATGGGTGTCGATGTTGAACATGAATATGAACCTAAATATATAACGATCCGCGGCAAAGGCCCGGTTTTAAAAGAATTGAAAACCGCTGCAAAAAAAGCGAAAAAAATATATCTCGCAGCTGACCCCGACAGAGAAGGTGAAGCCATTGCCTGGCATTTGGCTCACAGTCTCGATGTGGATATCAACTCCGATTGCCGCGTGGTTTTCAATGAAATCACGAAAGAAGCGATCAAAGAATCATTTAAATCGCCGAGGCCGATCAACATGAAATTGGTTGATGCACAACAGGCAAGAAGGATCTTGGATCGCTTGGTCGGCTACAATATTAGCCCGCTGTTATGGAAAAAAGTAAAAAAAGGCCTAAGTGCTGGACGGGTCCAATCGGTCGCTGTAAGGATGATCATCGACCGGGAGAAAGAAATCAAAGATTTTAACCCGGAAGAGTATTGGACAATCAAGGCGGATTTCGTGAAAGGAAAAGAACAGTTTGAAGGTTCCTTTTTCAGTATCGGGGGAGAGCGTAAAGAATTAAACAACGAAGAGGACGTCAAAAAAGTACTCGCTTCTTTAAAAGGCAGTGAATTCACTATCGGCGCCGTGGCTAAAAAGGAAAGAAAACGTAATCCGGCAGCACCTTTTACGACGTCTTCCCTGCAACAAGAAGCGGCACGAAAATTGAATTTCCGTGCAAAGAAAACGATGATGCTTGCCCAGCAGCTTTACGAAGGAATCGAGCTTGGAAAGGAAGGGACAGTCGGATTAATCACTTATATGAGGACGGACTCGACCCGGATTTCCGATATTGCTAAACAGGAAGCCCATACCTTCATCCAAAATAGTTATGGGAAGGATTATGTACAGGTTGAACAGCGCAAAGAGAAAAAGCAGACCAATGCACAGGATGCGCATGAAGCAGTTCGGCCAACCAGCACATTACGTGAACCTAATATCGTCAAGGAGTATTTATCCAGAGATCAATTCCGTCTATATAAATTGATCTGGGAACGGTTCGTTTCGAGCCAAATGTCATCGGCGGTCATGGACACAATGAGCATTGACCTTCATAATGGCGATGTAATCTTCAGGGCCAATGGGTCCAAAATCAAGTTTCCAGGTTTCATGAAGGTATATGTGGAAGGTTCCGATGACTCTGTGGAAGAAAAGGAAAATTCCCTTCCGGATGTAAAGAAAGGCGATCAACTCTTTTCGAAAGATGTCGAGCCGAAACAGCATTTCACACAGCCGCCGCCCCGCTATACAGAAGCGAGGCTTGTCAAAACCTTAGAAGAACTTGGTATAGGCCGACCTTCTACATATGCACCTACCTTGGATACGATTCAAAAACGGGGCTATGTTACCTTGGACAATAAACGATTCATCCCGACAGAGCTTGGTGAAATTGTCCTTGAATTGATACGTGAATTCTTCCCGGATATTCTTGATGCCGAGTTCACGGCCAAGATGGAGCAGGAATTCGATAGCGTCGAAGAAGGCAGCATCGAATGGATTAAGGTCATTGATGAATTTTATAAAGAGTTTGCGGTTCATTTGGCTAAAGCCGAGGTCGAAATGGAGAAAATCGAGATCAAAGATGAGCCTGCTGGAGAAGATTGTACGGAATGCGGCCATGAAATGGTCTTTAAAATGGGGCGCTACGGGAAGTTCATGGCATGCAGTAATTTCCCGGATTGCCGTAACACCAAACCGATCGTGAAAGAGATTGGTGTGAAATGCCCGAAATGTAAAGAAGGGAACATCATTGAAAGGAAGAGTAAAAAACGCCGCATATTTTACGGTTGTGATACTTACCCTGGATGCGACTTCATCTCTTGGGATAAGCCCCTTCCTCGTAGTTGTCCTAAATGTGAGGGCACACTTGTTGAGAAAAAGCTCAAAAAAGGTGTGCAGGTCCAGTGTATGGACTGTGATTTCAAAGAAACGCCTCAAGCGTAG
- the hslU gene encoding HslU--HslV peptidase ATPase subunit yields the protein MSNKANLTPRQIVEKLDQYIVGQRDAKRAVAVALRNRYRRSLLSDQLRDEVVPKNILMIGPTGVGKTEIARRMAKLVGAPFVKVEATKFTEVGYVGRDVESMVRDLVETSVRLVKEEKMASVKERAEENANRRLIELLVPSAKKQSNFKNPLEVFFGGNSNQDEQDPEENSEDLSLQEKRKIVAAKLANGELESEMITVEVEEQAASMFDMLQGSGMEQMGMNMQDALGSLMPKKSKKRKLKVSEARIVLTNEEAGKLIDMDDVTSEAVYGAEQNGIIFIDEIDKIASKQSGSSSADVSREGVQRDILPIVEGSTVVTKYGSVKTDHVLFIAAGAFHIAKPSDLIPELQGRFPIRVELNKLTVDDFVRILHEPDNALLKQYVALLETEGIEIEFSDDAVRKIAEVAFEVNQNTDNIGARRLHTILERLLEDLSFEAPEITMEKITITPQYVEGKLGSIARNKDLSQFIL from the coding sequence ATGTCAAATAAAGCTAATTTAACACCGAGGCAAATCGTCGAAAAACTGGATCAGTATATCGTGGGGCAGCGTGATGCAAAACGGGCAGTGGCAGTGGCTCTTCGCAATCGCTACCGACGTTCCCTTCTCTCGGATCAACTTCGTGATGAAGTCGTTCCGAAAAACATATTAATGATTGGACCGACAGGAGTCGGGAAAACAGAAATAGCTCGGAGAATGGCTAAATTGGTAGGTGCTCCTTTTGTAAAAGTTGAAGCAACGAAATTTACGGAAGTCGGATATGTCGGAAGGGATGTAGAATCCATGGTCCGTGATTTGGTGGAGACTTCCGTCCGCCTCGTGAAGGAAGAAAAGATGGCCAGCGTAAAAGAACGTGCTGAAGAAAATGCCAACCGCCGTTTAATTGAGCTATTGGTGCCATCTGCGAAAAAACAAAGTAATTTCAAAAATCCTCTTGAAGTCTTTTTTGGCGGCAATAGCAATCAAGATGAACAGGACCCGGAAGAAAATTCCGAAGATTTAAGTTTGCAGGAAAAAAGAAAAATCGTCGCTGCAAAGCTTGCTAATGGTGAGCTCGAAAGTGAAATGATTACGGTTGAAGTGGAAGAACAGGCTGCTTCAATGTTTGATATGCTCCAGGGTTCGGGAATGGAACAAATGGGGATGAATATGCAAGACGCTTTAGGCAGCTTGATGCCGAAAAAAAGCAAAAAGCGCAAATTGAAAGTAAGTGAAGCAAGAATCGTTCTAACAAATGAAGAAGCGGGCAAATTGATTGATATGGATGATGTCACCTCAGAAGCCGTTTACGGTGCTGAGCAAAACGGGATCATCTTTATCGATGAAATCGACAAAATCGCCAGCAAGCAGTCTGGAAGCTCTTCAGCCGATGTTTCCAGGGAAGGTGTTCAAAGGGATATATTACCTATTGTAGAAGGCTCGACGGTCGTGACGAAGTATGGTTCCGTAAAGACGGATCATGTCCTGTTCATTGCGGCAGGTGCCTTCCATATAGCGAAGCCATCCGATCTTATCCCGGAACTGCAGGGGAGATTTCCAATCCGGGTGGAATTGAACAAACTGACCGTTGATGACTTTGTGCGGATTCTCCATGAACCTGATAATGCATTGTTAAAACAATATGTTGCTTTATTGGAAACTGAAGGTATAGAAATTGAATTTTCTGACGATGCTGTTCGTAAGATAGCTGAAGTGGCCTTCGAAGTAAATCAAAATACAGATAATATTGGTGCAAGAAGGCTTCATACCATTTTGGAACGGTTGCTTGAGGACCTGTCGTTTGAAGCTCCCGAAATCACAATGGAGAAGATTACGATTACACCACAATATGTCGAAGGGAAGCTGGGTTCTATCGCACGGAATAAAGATTTAAGTCAGTTTATCCTTTAA
- the codY gene encoding GTP-sensing pleiotropic transcriptional regulator CodY produces the protein MNLLAKTRKINAMLQKAAGKAVNFKEMAESLSEVIEANVFVVSRRGKLLGIAVSQQIENERMYKMLEDKQFPEVYTNNLFNIPETSSNLDIESEYTAFPVENKELFKTGLTTIVPIMGGGERLGTLVLARLQEKFHDDDLILAEYGATVVGMEILREKSEEIEEEARSKAVVQMAISSLSYSELEAIEHIFEELKGNEGLLVASKIADRVGITRSVIVNALRKLESAGVIESRSLGMKGTYIKVLNDKFLLELEKLKNN, from the coding sequence ATGAACTTATTAGCAAAAACAAGAAAAATCAATGCAATGCTCCAAAAGGCAGCCGGTAAAGCCGTTAACTTTAAAGAAATGGCAGAAAGCTTGAGTGAAGTTATTGAAGCAAATGTATTCGTCGTTAGCCGCCGCGGGAAATTATTAGGAATAGCTGTAAGTCAGCAAATCGAAAATGAGCGCATGTACAAGATGTTGGAAGATAAACAATTCCCTGAAGTGTACACAAACAACTTGTTTAATATTCCTGAAACATCTTCCAATCTTGATATTGAGAGCGAATATACTGCGTTTCCAGTGGAAAACAAAGAGCTTTTCAAAACGGGATTAACAACAATCGTACCAATCATGGGTGGAGGAGAGCGTTTAGGAACTTTGGTTCTTGCCCGTTTACAAGAAAAATTCCACGATGACGATTTAATTTTAGCCGAGTATGGTGCGACTGTAGTCGGTATGGAAATTCTTCGTGAGAAATCAGAAGAGATTGAAGAGGAAGCCCGCAGTAAGGCTGTCGTTCAAATGGCGATTTCCTCGTTATCGTATAGTGAATTGGAAGCTATCGAGCACATTTTCGAAGAGCTAAAAGGAAATGAAGGTCTGCTTGTAGCATCTAAAATTGCAGATCGCGTAGGTATCACCCGTTCAGTAATCGTTAACGCACTAAGGAAATTGGAAAGTGCAGGAGTCATTGAATCACGTTCCCTTGGAATGAAAGGTACTTATATCAAAGTATTGAACGATAAATTCCTGCTAGAATTAGAAAAACTTAAAAATAATTAA
- the xerC gene encoding tyrosine recombinase XerC, with product MMNQKKALSSFIEYLQIEKNSSHYTIENYKRDILEFFLFLDEQGMTDITSVEYFDVRLFLTSLYEKNLSKRTVARKTSCLRSFYKFLLREGDVKDNPFSLVSLPKKDQKLPRFLYEKEMEQLFSSLNKDSPIGKRNNALLELLYATGIRVSECCEIKLHDIDQSLGTVLVHGKGKKDRYVPVGKYAQEAIELYIRTARMEMTSSDAKAHVYLFVNFRGDPLTPRGVRYILNELIKKSAAEGSLHPHMLRHSFATHLLNNGADIRTVQELLGHSKISSTQVYTHVTKDQLKKVYNATHPRA from the coding sequence ATGATGAATCAAAAAAAGGCATTATCATCCTTCATCGAATATTTACAAATTGAAAAAAACAGTTCACATTACACCATTGAAAATTACAAACGTGATATTCTCGAATTTTTCCTGTTTCTTGATGAACAGGGAATGACGGATATCACCTCTGTTGAATATTTTGATGTCCGGTTGTTTTTAACGAGTTTATATGAGAAAAACCTTTCTAAGCGCACTGTAGCAAGGAAAACTTCTTGTCTGCGGAGCTTTTATAAATTCTTATTACGTGAAGGCGATGTGAAGGATAATCCTTTTTCCCTTGTTTCTTTGCCTAAAAAGGATCAAAAACTGCCACGGTTTCTTTATGAGAAGGAAATGGAACAGTTGTTTTCTTCTTTAAATAAAGATTCACCGATAGGAAAAAGGAACAATGCTTTACTGGAATTACTGTATGCCACTGGCATTCGCGTAAGTGAATGTTGTGAGATTAAGCTGCACGATATCGATCAGTCCCTTGGTACAGTACTGGTGCATGGGAAAGGGAAAAAAGATCGCTACGTTCCGGTTGGTAAATATGCTCAAGAAGCGATAGAGTTATACATACGTACAGCCAGGATGGAAATGACTTCGTCTGACGCCAAGGCGCATGTTTATTTATTCGTAAATTTTCGTGGAGACCCTCTGACACCTAGGGGAGTTCGCTATATATTAAATGAATTGATCAAAAAGTCAGCCGCGGAGGGAAGTCTTCATCCCCACATGCTAAGGCATTCATTTGCAACCCATCTATTGAATAATGGGGCGGATATTCGTACCGTTCAGGAATTGCTTGGTCATTCCAAAATTTCATCAACGCAAGTGTATACGCATGTTACAAAAGACCAATTAAAAAAAGTCTATAATGCAACACATCCACGGGCTTAA
- the sucC gene encoding ADP-forming succinate--CoA ligase subunit beta, with the protein MNIHEYQGKEILRQYGVSVPNGRVAFTVDEAVEAAKELGTEVVVVKAQIHAGGRGKAGGVKVAKNLDEARTYAQEILGKTLVTHQTGPAGKEVKRLLIEEGCDISKEYYIGLVLDRATNSVVLMASEEGGTEIEEVAEKTPEKIFKEVIDPVVGLTGFQARRIAFNINIPAKLINKASKLMVNLYTAFVDKDCSIAEINPLVVTGDGNVMALDAKLNFDDNAIYRHKDIAEFRDLDEEDAKEIEASKHGLSYISLDGNIGCMVNGAGLAMATMDIIKHYMGDPANFLDVGGGATEEKVKEAFKIILSDQNVKGIFVNIFGGIMKCDIIAAGVVAAAKELGLDVPLVVRLEGTNVDLGKQILKESGLNITAAESMADGAQKIVSLVG; encoded by the coding sequence ATGAATATCCATGAGTATCAGGGGAAAGAGATTTTGCGACAATACGGGGTATCCGTTCCGAATGGCCGGGTTGCCTTTACTGTTGATGAAGCAGTGGAAGCAGCGAAGGAGTTAGGTACGGAAGTTGTTGTCGTCAAAGCTCAAATTCATGCGGGCGGCCGCGGAAAAGCCGGTGGAGTTAAGGTAGCGAAAAACCTTGACGAAGCACGTACATATGCACAAGAAATTCTTGGTAAAACGCTGGTGACCCATCAAACTGGTCCTGCAGGCAAGGAAGTTAAGCGTTTACTTATTGAAGAAGGCTGCGACATCTCGAAAGAATATTACATCGGTCTGGTTTTGGACCGTGCTACCAATAGTGTCGTTTTGATGGCTTCTGAAGAAGGCGGAACGGAAATTGAAGAAGTGGCTGAAAAGACACCGGAGAAAATTTTCAAAGAAGTGATCGATCCGGTTGTCGGCCTGACGGGCTTCCAGGCGCGCAGGATCGCTTTCAATATCAATATCCCGGCTAAACTTATAAACAAAGCTTCCAAGCTTATGGTGAACTTATATACAGCTTTCGTTGACAAAGATTGTTCAATTGCTGAAATCAATCCATTAGTCGTTACGGGTGATGGAAATGTCATGGCACTTGATGCTAAATTGAACTTCGATGATAATGCGATTTACCGCCATAAGGACATCGCGGAATTCCGTGATTTGGATGAAGAGGATGCGAAAGAGATCGAAGCATCAAAACATGGCCTTAGTTACATATCGCTTGACGGTAATATCGGATGCATGGTTAATGGTGCTGGGCTTGCTATGGCAACGATGGACATCATTAAACATTATATGGGAGATCCGGCTAACTTCCTTGATGTTGGCGGCGGCGCCACAGAGGAAAAAGTAAAAGAGGCTTTCAAAATCATCCTGTCCGATCAAAATGTTAAAGGCATTTTCGTTAACATCTTCGGCGGAATCATGAAATGTGACATCATTGCGGCAGGCGTCGTAGCTGCTGCTAAAGAGCTTGGCCTGGACGTACCTTTGGTTGTTCGTCTTGAAGGAACGAATGTGGATCTTGGCAAACAGATCCTAAAAGAGTCAGGTTTGAATATCACGGCTGCTGAATCAATGGCAGATGGAGCACAAAAAATAGTATCACTTGTAGGATAA
- the sucD gene encoding succinate--CoA ligase subunit alpha, translated as MSVFINKDTKVIVQGITGSTALFHTKQMLEYGTKIVGGVTPGKGGTEAEGVPVFNTVSEAVTETGANASVIYVPAPFAADAILEAVDAELDLVICITEHIPVLDMVKVKRYMEGKKTRLIGPNCPGVITPEECKIGIMPGYIHKKGHVGVVSRSGTLTYEAVHQLSQEGIGQSTAVGIGGDPVNGTDFIDVLKAFNEDPETHAVIMIGEIGGTAEEEAALWVKENMTKPVVGFIGGRTAPAGKRMGHAGAIISGGKGTADEKIRVMNECGIKVAETPSVMGETLISVLKEKGIYEPCKTH; from the coding sequence ATGAGCGTTTTTATTAATAAAGATACGAAAGTGATCGTTCAGGGAATCACTGGTTCAACAGCATTATTTCATACTAAACAAATGTTGGAATACGGCACGAAGATCGTTGGCGGAGTCACTCCGGGTAAAGGTGGAACGGAAGCGGAAGGAGTACCTGTATTCAATACAGTTTCCGAAGCTGTCACTGAAACCGGAGCGAATGCATCGGTAATCTACGTTCCTGCTCCATTTGCAGCGGATGCAATTTTGGAAGCAGTTGACGCAGAGCTTGATCTTGTCATTTGCATTACGGAACATATTCCCGTTCTGGATATGGTCAAGGTGAAGCGTTATATGGAAGGCAAAAAGACCCGTTTGATCGGGCCGAACTGCCCGGGTGTCATCACCCCTGAAGAATGCAAAATCGGTATCATGCCAGGCTACATCCATAAAAAAGGCCATGTAGGCGTAGTTTCCCGTTCCGGAACTTTGACCTATGAAGCCGTTCATCAATTATCTCAAGAAGGCATCGGGCAATCGACAGCTGTCGGAATCGGTGGAGATCCCGTTAACGGAACGGACTTCATTGATGTGTTGAAAGCATTCAACGAGGACCCGGAAACCCATGCAGTGATCATGATCGGAGAGATCGGAGGCACGGCAGAGGAAGAGGCAGCTCTCTGGGTGAAAGAAAATATGACAAAGCCTGTTGTTGGTTTCATTGGCGGCCGTACGGCTCCTGCCGGTAAACGTATGGGACACGCAGGTGCGATCATTTCTGGAGGAAAAGGCACTGCTGACGAGAAAATCCGCGTTATGAACGAATGTGGAATTAAAGTTGCCGAGACTCCATCCGTAATGGGCGAAACACTGATTTCCGTCCTGAAAGAAAAAGGCATTTACGAACCTTGTAAAACACATTGA
- a CDS encoding EscU/YscU/HrcU family type III secretion system export apparatus switch protein: protein MKNVKRKEAIALKYDQEKSIAPVILAKGKGKTAENILEKAMKLNIPVQSDESLAALLGQLDINQTIPEELYAAVAEVFAFIYKADKEMQMKDNG, encoded by the coding sequence ATGAAAAATGTAAAACGAAAAGAAGCGATTGCCTTAAAATATGATCAAGAGAAATCGATTGCCCCTGTCATCTTGGCGAAGGGAAAAGGAAAAACGGCGGAAAATATTCTGGAAAAGGCGATGAAACTGAATATTCCCGTTCAAAGTGATGAGTCGCTTGCAGCGCTTTTAGGTCAATTGGATATAAATCAGACGATTCCTGAAGAATTGTATGCTGCGGTAGCGGAGGTATTTGCCTTCATTTATAAAGCGGACAAGGAGATGCAGATGAAGGACAATGGGTGA
- the hslV gene encoding HslU--HslV peptidase proteolytic subunit, whose protein sequence is MTTIFAVHHKGECAMSGDGQVTLGNSVVMKHTARKVRKIFNGNVLAGFAGSVADAFTLFEMFEAKLEEYNGNLQRAAVEMAKQWRSDNVLRKLEAMLVVMDKDHLLLVSGTGEVIEPDDGILAIGSGGNYALAAGRALMRFSSEHLSAKEIAQSSLQIAAEICVFTNTNIIVEEL, encoded by the coding sequence ATGACAACGATATTTGCAGTGCATCATAAAGGTGAATGCGCCATGTCCGGTGATGGGCAGGTTACGTTAGGAAATTCAGTAGTGATGAAGCATACAGCAAGAAAAGTCAGGAAAATCTTCAATGGTAATGTCCTTGCAGGTTTCGCAGGCTCTGTTGCAGATGCATTCACCTTATTTGAGATGTTCGAAGCAAAGCTTGAGGAGTATAATGGCAATCTTCAGCGTGCTGCCGTCGAAATGGCAAAACAATGGAGAAGTGACAATGTATTGAGAAAGCTCGAAGCCATGCTAGTCGTCATGGATAAGGACCATTTGCTGCTCGTTTCCGGTACCGGGGAAGTCATAGAACCTGATGACGGGATTCTTGCCATCGGATCAGGCGGCAACTATGCACTTGCTGCCGGCAGGGCATTGATGCGATTCTCCAGTGAGCATTTATCTGCGAAGGAAATTGCCCAATCATCTTTACAAATTGCAGCGGAAATTTGTGTATTTACGAATACGAACATAATCGTGGAAGAGTTGTAA
- the dprA gene encoding DNA-processing protein DprA, whose translation MLPLNRIEKLIHLHHCRGAGWKTIQTIMSNDPSLSSLFTTKRNEWVKLLPIPSNKLNLFLKDLHSLNTLEKLKRYEDSQIHWLTILDDDYPFLLKQIFDPPWVLYYKGDKKLLSRSDTLGVVGTRKPTSYGLEALKTILLPLVKKKYVIISGVAAGIDSRAHEITLDADGDTIGILGGGLMQIYPKSNIPLAERIMAKGVLISETPPEMRAEPWMFPLRNRIISGLSQGVFVVEAKEKSGSLITAQTALEQGREVFALPGNVTSPESIGTNQLISDGAKLVLNSKQIEEEFFRNII comes from the coding sequence GTGCTTCCGTTGAATCGTATAGAAAAGTTAATCCACCTCCATCATTGCCGCGGTGCAGGATGGAAAACGATCCAAACAATCATGTCCAATGATCCATCCCTTTCTTCCCTCTTTACTACCAAACGCAATGAATGGGTAAAATTGCTCCCTATCCCTTCCAATAAACTTAACCTCTTTCTCAAAGATTTACATTCTCTCAATACCCTTGAAAAGCTCAAGAGATATGAAGATAGCCAAATTCATTGGCTAACGATCCTTGATGATGATTATCCTTTTTTATTGAAGCAAATATTCGATCCCCCTTGGGTTCTTTATTATAAAGGCGATAAGAAGCTCCTAAGTAGGAGTGATACGCTAGGTGTCGTTGGAACGCGTAAGCCGACCTCGTACGGACTGGAGGCCTTAAAAACGATTTTATTACCGCTCGTTAAGAAAAAATACGTCATCATCAGTGGTGTTGCGGCGGGAATCGATTCAAGGGCGCATGAAATCACGTTAGATGCGGACGGGGATACGATTGGAATCTTGGGAGGAGGGCTTATGCAAATATACCCAAAGTCCAACATTCCCCTTGCAGAGAGAATCATGGCTAAAGGGGTGCTCATTTCTGAGACTCCACCGGAAATGAGAGCGGAACCATGGATGTTCCCGCTAAGGAACCGTATCATCAGCGGATTATCACAAGGAGTGTTCGTTGTGGAGGCAAAAGAAAAAAGCGGTTCCTTAATAACGGCACAAACGGCTTTGGAGCAGGGGCGTGAGGTGTTTGCACTTCCAGGAAATGTAACGAGTCCAGAATCAATCGGGACCAATCAATTGATTTCCGATGGAGCCAAACTTGTTTTGAATTCCAAGCAGATCGAGGAAGAGTTTTTTCGCAATATAATATAG